ACTGACCATCAACATCGATTACTTCAATTACAACAAAGACTGGGACGATCATTTTTCTTCGCAGCGTATGAACGGATCTGATGTTAAAGTAGGTACACCTATCAACATCCGCAACAACTCCGACTCCCGAATTTACCTGTACGCCATGAGTGCCGACTTTGTACAACCTACCAAGTTCGCCAAACTGGAAGCAGGGCTCAAATCGACTTTTACCAAAACCGATAATAATACCATCTGGGAGAACCAGTTCGGCAATGCCTGGCTGAATGACGACGGCAAAACCAATCACTTTATCTACAAAGAAAATGTGAACGCAGCGTATGTGGGCTTGAACAAAGTAGTGAAGAAACTCACCTACAATGCCGTACTGCGTATGGAGCACACCCACGCATCCGGCCACTCGCTTACGACCGGCGAAAAGTTTGATCGCAACTATGCACAGCTGTTTCCGAGCGCCAGCATCAGCTATGCACACAACATGACGAACTCGATCAACGTATCGTATCGCCGCAGCATACAGCGTTTTGGTTACGAGATCGTGAACCCGTTTATCACGTATAAAAATGCGTACACTTACCAGCAGGGCAACCCAAACATCAGGCCATCGCTGAGCAGCACCGTAGAAGCCACCTGGTCGCACAAATACATGTTGTTCACCACAGTTGGGTATGTGCATGGCAAAGACAACCTGAGTCCCACTTTCCGTTTGGACCCGGATAAAAAGATCCTGATCAACGGGTACGACAACCTGGGTAAATTCGATGTGGTGTATGCGAACGTGGTACTCACCAAAAATCTGACTAAAAAGATTCACACCACATTTGTAGTAACCGGCATGTACATCAACATAAAAACCGACATGGGCGGCGGTGAGGTGTTCCAGAAAAAAAGCATCGCTGCTAACGCCAACCTGCAAACTACAGTCAACCTGCCTAAAAGCTTTTTCTTAGAAGTGAACGGACAAATGATGACGCCGATGAGCGCCGGTTACGCCGCCATCAACACCATGGGCGCCATCGACCTGGGACTTCGTAAGAACATACTTAAGAACGCCGGCACCTTAAAACTGGGCGTGACCGACATTCTAAACACCAAACAATACGACATTGATGTCGATTACCAGAACGTTAAAACCACCAACAAAATCAATATGGACACCCGCACCGTAGCGTTCGTGTTCACCTATCGTTTTGGCAACAAAAATGTGAAGCAAAGTAAAACACGTAAAAATGCAATAGAAGCAGAAACCAACCGTACCAATGTGAACACATTCTAAGATTAAATTGTAAATTCAGCCAGCTCCCCGTTCCGCCATTCCGGGGGCTGGTATTTTTAGCAACTAACCATGAAGAACATCTTACACGCCATCGGGCGATTTTTTAAAAGTGAATGGAAGCGGCTGCTGGTCATATTCGTATCCGTCGTAGCCTTTTATGTACTCATGCTACTGGTCGCCTTTTCGCTGGTGCCGGAAGCAGCTGAAGCGGCGTACAACCTGTGGCCGCAGAAGCTCTTGGCTCGCCTGGGTTCCATACTCATAACCACCATTACTTACTACGTACTGATTTTTGTGATCGTCCTACCGTTCCTCGATAAACGAAAACTGGGAAGGTTTTTCCTGCTCACAATCGGTTTCTTCCTGCTGAAACTCGGCTACAGCTTCTGGATGGATTTTCATACCATGGACAATGTAAAGATCAACACCGGCAGCGGCCCCGCATCCGCGCGCATAGAGGGTTTCATACAATTACACCGCTCCCTGTTTTTCATCATGGCGCAGGCCATCAACTACATGTCGGCCCTGTTCTTTTCGCTCATCATCGGCATGATCATCCTCTGGAACCAGCGCGGCAAACGCCAGAAGGAACTGGAAAAACAGAAACTGGATGCGGAACTCAGCGCCATCAAGTACCAGATCAACCCACACTTTTTGTTCAACTCCCTCAGCTTCATTTACAGTAAAACGGTGCCGCTCAGCGAAGAAGTATCTAACGCCGTAATGCTGCTTTCCGACATCATGCGCTACGCACTGGGCAAAGAGGAAGATGCCAATGGCAAAGTGGCACTGAGCAGCGAGATCACGCATATGAAAAACGTGATCGAGATTAACCAGATGCGTTTCAACAATAAACTCAACATCCTTTACAGTGAAGACATACAGCACCCCGGCGCCCGCATTACCCCGCTGGTGCTCATCACGCTGGTAGAAAATGCGTTTAAACACGGCGACCTGTCCGACCCGGCCAATCCGCTCATTATTCAGCTGGAAGCGAATATGGACCGGATTCGTTTTTATATTTGTAACAAGAAGAAAAAAGGACCCAAAGAGCTGTCTACCGGCATCGGCATACAAAACGTACGCACCCGGCTGGAGCTAATGTACGGCAACAAATACGACTTTAAGATCCAGGAGGACGAGCATTTCTATATCACAACGTTAATCACTAACCTGTAGGCCATGATCAACTGTATAATCATCGACGACGAGCAGCATGCCATCGACCTGCTTACGCATCATATTGAGAAAACGCCTTTCCTGAACCTGGTGTATTCCACCACGGAACCGCTGGAAGCCTTGCAGTTATTGAACCAGCAAAAGATTGATCTCATTTTCCTGGATGTGCAGATGCCTTCTATGACGGGCATCGATTTCATTAAAGCGATCAACGGAAAAAGTAAGGTTATCCTAACCACCGCCTACAGCGAGTACGCCATGGAAGGTTTTGAAAACGAAGTGGTCGACTACCTGCTGAAACCCATATCCTTCGCCCGTTTCATTAAAGGCGCGCAACGGGCCTTGTCGCTTATACAACCTTCATTGCCGGCTCAACCTGTCGAAGAATCAGATTACATCTTCGTAAAAACGGAGCAGAAGGGCAAGCTGTTAAAAATCAACATCAACGACATACTGTTCATCGAAGGACTCAAAAACTACGTCACCATCCACACCCGCCAGGGCGAGCGCATCATCGCCTTGTTAAACATCCGCGACCTGGAGGAAAGACTGACGCAGCCAAAATTCTACCGCACCCACAAGTCTTTCATATTGGCCACCACCTTCATCCGCATGATCGAAGGCAACCAGGTACACCTCGAACATACGAAAGAAACCATCCCCATCGGCGACACATACCGCGAGGGATTTATGATGCAGATGAAGGAGAAAATTATGACCAATAAAAAATAGATGCTAGCACCAGCTTTTGTTCTTTTTTCAGCCGCCGTTGTGTCACTCACTTCAGCAACTGTTTCGCTATTCGTCATGGCGAGTGAAGCGCGTACTACTTTCATGTCGAGCGAGGCGCGCGTACTACTTTCATGTCGAGCGAAGCGCGTGTAGTACTTTCGTCATGGCGAGCGAAGCGCGGCCACCCTCGTATGTAGTCTTCGCATTAACAGCCGCCTGCCGTGACTCAGAGACTGCCCCGGAGGTTCGCTTCCTTTCAGTCGCGATGACGAAAAAGGGGCTAGCAGTTGCAGAACGGCCTGTTTATTGATGACATCCCCGTTATGAACGTACTTCAATTCACCGATAACGGTATTTACTGTCCGGCCGGCGGCTTTTACATCGACCCCTGGAAGCCGGTGGATAAGGCGGTGATTACGCACGCCCACTCCGACCACGCACGCTGGGGCAGTAAACATTACCTCTGTCAGCACGACAGCGTTCCATTACTGCAACTGCGCCTGGGCAAGGATATTTCCGTACAGGGAGCCGGTTACGGCGAAACAACCCTCATCAATGGCGTGGAAGTAAGTTTTCATCCTGCCGGGCATATGATAGGCTCTGCGCAGGTAAAAGTAACCGTACAGGGACAAACCTGGGTGGCCAGCGGCGACTACAAAACCGAGAACGACGGCATCAGTGGCGAGTTTGAGCCGGTAAAGTGCCACACCTTTATTACCGAAAGCACCTTCGGCCTGCCCATCTACACCTGGAAGCCGCAGCAACAACTATTCTCCAACATCCGCGACTGGATCAGCGCCAACCAGGCAGCCGGCAAAAACAGTGTATTGCTGGCTTACAGCCTGGGTAAAGCGCAGCGGATTATCTATAACCTGAAAGATCATGTACAGAAGTTCATGGTACATGGTGCGATTTATAACGGTCACCAGGTGTTACTCGAACATGGCTGGAACCTGCCACCGGTAGAGCGCATCACGCCAGACACACCCAAGTCCGCTTATGCAGATGCGGTGATCATTGCACCGCCTTCCGCCGCGGGCAGCACCTGGATGCGCAGGTTTAATCCCTACGCACTGGGCGTTTGCAGCGGATGGATGCAGGTACGGGGAAATATGCGCAGGCAAAATGCAGATGCGGGCTTCGCGATCTCCGATCATGCTGACTGGCCTGGCTTGCTCGCGGCGGTAAAAGCCACCGGGGCAGAGCAGGTACTGGCCACCCATGGCTTTAGCAGCACCTTTGCACGCTACCTGACCGAACAGGGGCTTAAAGCCGGGGAAGTAAAAACCCAGTTTGGAGAAGAGGAAGAACCGGTGACCGAGAACGAATCAGAACCATCCTAAATGAAGAGCGGATATGCACCACTTTGCAAGCCTGGTAAAAACACTCAGTAACAGCACCAAAACCAATGAAAAGCTCGACGCACTCAGTCAGTATTTCGCTACGGCGGATGAGAAAGACAAGTCGTGGGTGCTGGCAATTTTCTCCGGCCGCCGGCCGAAGCGGGTGGTTAATTCCACCCAGCTCAAAACGTGGTGCATGCAGCTGACCGGGCTTAGCGACTGGCTGTTCGACGAATGTTACCACACGGTAGGCGATCTGGCCGAAACGATCGCATTACTGTTGCCGGAGCCTTCCCGTAAAGCGGAAGCGCGTCCACTGCATTACTGGCTCGGACGACTACTCGAACTGGAAAAGGCGGAGGAATCCATCAAACAAGATTTCATTCTTACTACCTGGGACGAATTGCAAAGCAGCGAACGTTTCGTTTTTAATAAACTGATTACCGGCGGCTTTCGCATCGGAGTGTCGCAAAGTATGATGGTTAACGCCCTTTCGAAAACCTACGACATACCTGCGGCCACATTATCGCACCTGATCAGCGGTAACTGGGATGCGCGCACCACGTTGCTCAGCGACCTGCTGAACGCTGAGAATGCGCAGACCGACAACTCCAAGCCCTATCCTTTTTACCTCGCTTACGCATTGGAAAGTGGCGCTGACGAACTGGGAGCCCCGTCTGAATGGAACGCCGAATGGAAGTGGGACGGCATCCGCGGGCAACTCATCAAACGGAATGACGAAATATTTGTCTGGTCACGCGGGGAAGAACTCATCACTGAAAAGTTCCCGGAGTTTACGCCGCTGCTGTCCCTGCTACCTAATGGCTGTGTGATCGATGGGGAGATACTCACTTTCGACCAGGCAGAGGGCAGGCCGCTGCCCTTCCAGGCGTTGCAAACGCGTATCGGCCGTAAGAACGTCACAAAAAAACAACTACAGGAAGCGCCAGTGGTTTTGCTCAGTTACGACCTCCTGGAATGGCAGGGCAAAGATATACGCGAGCGGCCGTTACAGGAGCGCCGCGCACTGCTCGTACAACTAGTCGAAGAGATCAACCACCCGGCACTTCGCCTGAGCGCTTCAATCACCTTCGATCATTGGGAAGACCTTACTCGTCTGCGCCTGACCGCCCGCGACCAGGGCAGTGAGGGGCTCATGTTAAAACGCCTCTCCTCTCCTTACCAGGTAGGTCGCAAACGTGGCGACTGGTGGAAGTGGAAAGTGGACCCGCTGGTGATAGACGCAGTGATGATATACGCCCAAAAGGGGCATGGCCGCCGGTCGAACCTCTACACCGACTACACCTTCGCCGTGCGCGACGGCGAGCAGCTTATTCCCTTTACCAAGGCCTACTCCAGCCTCACGGATAAAGAGATTGCGCAGGTAGACAACTGGATCAGGCGTAACTCCCTGGAAAAGTTCGGTCCCGTAAGAACGGTGAAGGCCGAACTTGTGTTCGAAATTGCATTTGAGGGAATCGCTGCGTCAAGCAGGCATAAATCGGGTATTGCACTAAGGTTTCCGCGAATGAACCGCTGGCGGCAGGATAAAAAAGCGGACGAAATCAACACGTTAGAAGACCTCCGCGGCATGTTAGCAGTGTATGGATAACGACAAAAAGTCAGCACAAAATTAACGTTAGCGCTCCTGATTATTAGTACACTAAAATGATGGTTTTTATAGAACAACTATATATAACAAAAAACAATACTAACTCACTTCAACTCATCTTCAGGAGAAAAATTCACCATCGATGGTAGCCTCGTAACCTCCTTTATTATCAGGCACTTCAGAAAAAATGAGCAGCCTTGACGCGGAGGGTGAGATACCGGTTACTATAAAAAGTACTAACTTTACCCACAGCAAAAAACCTTCATAACTTAATTGAAGGAAAACCAATCATTAGTACCGATTTTTGAACGCATTAGTTGCAAGCAACGGCCAAAACAATACACCTCAACTGTCACAATTGGCAGTTGTATGGTTGCCCGCTTCTTACCTGCACTGTAAAATCCGACGCTTTTGAAGGGAAACAATAAAAAAGGAGCATCAAGGAATGACATTGCTTTCAGCATTATTAATGATAGGAATAGGGGTTCTCATTGGCACCTTCGGCACCCTCATTGGTGCTGGTGGAGGTTTTATACTGATGCCGCTGCTATTACTCATGTTCCCCGACATGTCGCCGGACGTACTTACGAGCATTTCCCTGTTCGTGGTATTCCTCAACGCCAGTTCCGGTACAGTCGCTTACGCCCGCATGAAAAGGATTGACTATCGTTCGGCGATCGTATTTGCCGTAGCAACGCTGCCTGGTTCTATTATCGGCGCGCTGGCTACTGGTTACATATCCAGGCACGTGTTCAACGTTGTATTGGGCTGCCTGTTAGTAGCGATCGCCGTCTTCCTCATACTTAAGCCGCAACAGGGTGCTTATGCCACCCGCTTCAACCGTGGCCGCCTGGTAACCCGCGACATCACAGAATCCTGTGGCGACCGGCATGTATTTTCTTTCAATATCTGGAACGGCATCCTGATCAGCTTTGGCGTGGGATTTTTGTCGAGCATGCTCGGTATCGGTGGTGGTATTATTCACGTACCGGCACTAGTAAGCCTGCTTAACTTCCCGATCCACATCGCTACCGCTACTTCGCACGCGATACTGGCGGTGATGGCGCTCACCAGTACGATTGTGCATATGGTACAGGGCAGCTTCTGGGAAGGATGGCAAACCGCTGTTTGCCTGGGTATTGGCGTTATTGCCGGCGCACAACTCGGCGCAGGACTCTCCCACCGCATCAAACCCAAAGGGATTATTATTGCGCTGGCTTGTGCATTACTTATCGTTGGGGTGCGGTTACTGATTACGAAATAAAGACCACGTTATCATACACCAAAGCAGGCCAGCAGGCCTGCTATTTTTTTGCCTGCTGCATTTTGAAGACCTTTTTGTCGGCCAGCACGAACACCAGATCGCAGGGTTTCGGGTCTAACATGTATTTTTCACCTTCTTGTCTGCCAACACAAACGTCGGATCACCGGGTTCGGGTTTACCATGTATTTTTCCACTTACTGCATTTTAAACACCTTCTTGTCTGCCAAAACAAACACCGGATCGCCGGGTTGCGGGTCTACCATATACATGCCCGTAAAGTGGCTAAATGCCGGCAACACTGCATATTCGCGACCAAAGTAGAAACAGGCCAGGCGCATACTCTGCCTTCCATAACCGAACATACGTACGCCGGGGTGAATATGGCCAGACAGCACATATTTACCTGCAGCATCTGCATCGGCGGCATCATGTACGAAGTGAATATTACCAAGCGTGAGTGAATCGTAGCGGCAGATTTCCAGTTCATCATACACCTGTTCGTCCATGATGTCGTGGTTGCCCGTAATAAGGTCGAACTGCAGTTGCGAAAACTGCCGCCTCCAGATTTTGAAGTACTGCACTTCATTGTTGACGCTGCTATGAAACATGTCGCCTACAATAATGACCTTTTGCGGGTTGTAATGCACGACCAGTTTCTGGAGGCAGAACAGGTCTTCCTGCACAATATTAGCGGGTATTGCAATCCCCGCTTTCCTGAAATGCGCGGATTTACCGAGGTGAAGATCAGAAACGATGAGCGCGCGCTCCTCCTCCCAATACAGCCCCTTTCCCGATGACACGCGCCAATGTTGCTCCCTGAAATGAAACGAAATATCTTCCACGCTGCAAAAATAAGTTTTAATCGGCTTCCAGCTGAAGCTGCATTTTTTTGATGCGGTCCTCCAGTTTTTCGCTGGTTAAACTTTCCCGCAGGCTGTCCACTTTGATCGGGAAGCAGAAAGGGGTTAACCGCACCGGCTCCGTGATCACGATCTTGCTGGCATTGATGCGCTCCAGCATTTCTCTCAGGCGTGCTTCTTCCATCTGGTAAAAGAAGGCCTCGTTGTATGCCTGCCGTAATAACAGGTTGTATGGGTCAAAATCGCGGAACACGTTAAATATCAGTGAAGCACCTGCCTGCAGGTGACGATTCGTTTTGCTTTTACCGGGGTAGCCGGTGAAGACGAGCCCCGCGATTACCGAAATATCCCGGAACTTTCGTCGCGCCATCTCGGTGGCATTCACACTGCTCTGCAAATCGATGTTCAGGTTGTCGAGCGTAAAGAAGCCGGCGGCATTGGCATCATCGATCGGTATTGGCTGGTCGGATAGTAATTCGAAACCGTAATCGTTCATGGCGATCGAAAAAGTGATCGGGTGTTGCTGACTGATGCGCCAGGCCAGCAAGGTGGCCATTACTTCATGCACCAGCCTGCCCTCGAACGGATACACGAACAGGTGATAACCGTCGCGCGTCTGGATCTTTTCCATCAGCAATTCGTTCTCCCCGGGTATGTGCGATAGCTGCTGCTGCAAATCGAACAAAGGTTTCAATACCTGTATTTCTATATCCTCGCTATTACCAGCAATCGCCTCCTGGAACTTATGCCGCAACATCTTACCCAGATTAGCGGATAAAGGCATACGCCCGCCGCCCCAGCTCGGCACGATCACCTTTTTGGCGGATGTCTTACGTACCAGTACTGTCATGTCTTTGATCATGATGAATTCCAGGTTACGGCCGCCTAAACTAAAGGCATCGCCGGCCTGCAGGCGGCTGATGAAAGACTCCTCGATAACACCTACATAACCGCCGCTGATAAACTTTACTTTCAGCATCGCGTCACTCACAATGGTTCCGATATGCAGGCGATGCCGCATAGCGATCTTACGATTGGTGCAGGTGTAAAAATCACCGTCGCGTTCCAGTTTTTTAAACTCATCGTATGCATGCAACGCTTCACCACCCGTGGTGAGAAACGACAGTAACCATTGCCAGTCGTCCTCCGTCAGTTCCCTGAAACAAAAAGTACCCTTTACTTCTTCCCATATCGTTGGCCCGTGAAAACCATTCGATACCGCGAGCGTCATCAGGTATTGCAGTAGTACGTCGTATGCTAACACCACGGGTATCCGGCTTTCGATAAGGCTTTGTTTCATCGCCGTTTTCAAGGCTGCAGCTTCTACCAGCTCCAGTGAGTGCGTGGGCAGAAACCAGATATTACTGACGGCATCCGGCTGGTGACCGCTACGTCCCGCACGCTGCAAGAAGCGCGCGACACCCTTCGGACTCCCTACCTGTATTACGGTATCCACCGGGCGGAAATCCACTCCCAGATCCAGGCTGCTCGTACACACCACGACCTTCAATGTACCGGTATGCAATGCCTCTTCTACCCAGATGCGCAATTCCGAATCGACGGAACCGTGATGCAGGGCGATGATACCTGCCAGGTCAGGCTCCTCGCGTAGTAAGCCGTGATACCATATTTCAGACTGAGATCTTGTATTGGTGAATAGTAATGTTGTATTGCTGTCATTGATGACCGGCAGCGCTTTATGTACCAGGCGAATGCCCAGGTGGCCCGCCCAGGGGTACTTCTCAATTTCATCGGGCAGAATGCTATACAGTGCCACCTTTTTATCCAGCGCTGCGCGCACCGTTACGCCCGACCAGGTATCCTTTCCCAGCAAAACTTCCAGCGCTTCATCCAGGTTACCGATGGTAGCGGATATACCCCATGTTTGCAGTTTTCGTCCCTGTTCCGCCGCAATGCCTTTTAACCGCGAAAGGCCCAGTTCCACCATCACACCGCGTTTGCTGCCCAGCAGCTCATGCCACTCGTCCACAATGACTGCGCGCAGACTTTTCAACACGTTCGCATGCTCCTTTTGCGCTAGCAGGATGTGCACACTTTCCGGTGTGATGAGCAATATCTCGGGCATTTGTTTCTTCTGCTGCGCACGTACTGACGTAGGGGTATCACCACTGCGAATACCTACATCCCAGGGAATGCCCAGCTCCAGCAAGGCCTCCTGCATGGCACGGGCAATGTCTTTCGCCAGTGCCCGTAAAGGAGTGATCCACATCATTTGCAGACCGTTTTTCATTTTGGTCTGATACTTCGGCTGCTCATTGATCCACTGGATCACCACCGCCAGGAACAACGAATACGTTTTACCAAAACCGGTAGGCGCATTCACCAGGCCGGAATGCCCGGCCAGGTATTGCTCCCAGGCCTGCTCCTGGAACGCGAATGGTTTCAATCCTTTATTCGCCAGCCAGTCTTTTACAACCTTACTGCCCTTTGACTTTTGCATCCTCATGAAATTACCACAAATCCTACAATAATCGCTCCGCTACATGACGCTGTGCCGATGGTCCTTCAAACACCCGGTCTTCGAAGTAACCAATCTTCTTCATCGCCTGCACGTTGATGGTAATCACACCAAACTCCTCCGTCACCAGCCCCTCCAGCACATAAAAGCCACCCTTCTGAAAAGGATAACGTCCGAGGCTTTGCGGGAAGTGAACGGTATCTACAAAATTCATTTCGCGGTCAAGGAAGGTACCGAAACACATTGGGTCGCCCTTACTGGTACGGATGTACTTCAACGTCACCAGGTAACCCAACACCTTCACCTGCTGCCCTACCTTACGATCGATCATCCCCGCCGTATCATAAACGTCCTGCTGATGGTCAAGCACCTCAAACGGGGAGGCCAGTGGGAACCCCAGCAACTCAATTTCATCGAACGCATCTTCATGCGTATGCTTGCTCAAATGGGGCAACTTCCAGTCGCGTGGCTCTTCGCGGAATAAGGACAAACGCGCATCTTCCGCCACTTGCTTGCGTAACAACAGGGAACTTTGCCAGAGCAGCGACTTTTTACTTTCACCCGTGAATTTGAAGGCACCCACACGGATAAGGATTTCCAGCTGCTCAGGAGCCGGAGCCGTTCGTGCGATAAAATCTTCCAGGCCACTAAACAACCCGTCTGCCTGCCGGCAACGCAACACCCGTTCCATCCACGCCTGCTCCAGCCGGTCTACCTGGATGAAGCCTGTATACACATCACTCCCTTTGATATTCGTGTAGTAGTCGCCGTCATTCACACACGGCGGGTGAAGCGTAACACCCGCTTTCGATAACTCCCGGAAGTAGAGTTCCCGGTTATAAAAGCCGCCGAAGTTATTGATAACGGCCACCATGAACTCCGCCGGGAAATACGTTTTCAGGAACAAACTCTGGTAACTCTCCACCGCAAAACTCGCCGAATGTGCTTTCGAAAAAGAGAAGTTCGCAAAGCTGGAAATCTGTCGCCATACTTCTTCACTCACACTGCGTTCGCGGCCCAGCCGGTCACAATTTTCAAAGAACTGTTGCTGTATCTTCCTGAAACTTTCTTCACCCCGGTATTTGCCTGACATCGCTCTCCGCAATGTATCCGCATCGGCTAATTCCAGGTCGGCAAAGCGATGCGCTACACGGATCACATCTTCCTGGTAAACCATTACGCCATAGGTTTCTGCCAGCAGTTCTTTCATCACCGGATGCAAGTATTCCGTTTTATCCGGATGATGAAAATTATGCACATACTGCCGCATCATACCTGCCTGCGCCACACCCGGACGAATGATTGAACTGGCCGCCACCAGTGTGATGTAATTTTCGCAGCGCAGCTTCTGCAACAACTGCCGCATGCCCGGCGATTCTATGTAGAAACAACCAATTGTATTTACCTGCCGCAGGTTTTGTTTCACGTGCTCATCCTCCATAAATCCCTTCACATCGTCGATATCCACATCTACCCCACGGTTTTGTTTCACCAGCGAAATCGTATCGCGTATATGCCCCAGGCCACGCTGGCTAAGAATATCGAACTTGTGCAGGTGAATACTCTCGGCCATATGCATATCCAGCTGCGCGGTGCTGAAACCTTTAGGCGGCATATGGGTGGCGCAATGCTGGTGAATAGGTGCCTCGCTGATCAACACACCGCCGGCATGAATACTGAGATGATTCGGATAAGCCTCCAGCATTTGCCCGTAATGGAGAATGCGGCGATGTACATTGTCGGTCCCTAACGACACCTCGTAAGGCTTTTCCAGTACGCGGTCGATCTCATACTTCGGCAGACCAAACACTTTCCC
This genomic interval from Chitinophaga horti contains the following:
- a CDS encoding ligase-associated DNA damage response DEXH box helicase, translating into MQKSKGSKVVKDWLANKGLKPFAFQEQAWEQYLAGHSGLVNAPTGFGKTYSLFLAVVIQWINEQPKYQTKMKNGLQMMWITPLRALAKDIARAMQEALLELGIPWDVGIRSGDTPTSVRAQQKKQMPEILLITPESVHILLAQKEHANVLKSLRAVIVDEWHELLGSKRGVMVELGLSRLKGIAAEQGRKLQTWGISATIGNLDEALEVLLGKDTWSGVTVRAALDKKVALYSILPDEIEKYPWAGHLGIRLVHKALPVINDSNTTLLFTNTRSQSEIWYHGLLREEPDLAGIIALHHGSVDSELRIWVEEALHTGTLKVVVCTSSLDLGVDFRPVDTVIQVGSPKGVARFLQRAGRSGHQPDAVSNIWFLPTHSLELVEAAALKTAMKQSLIESRIPVVLAYDVLLQYLMTLAVSNGFHGPTIWEEVKGTFCFRELTEDDWQWLLSFLTTGGEALHAYDEFKKLERDGDFYTCTNRKIAMRHRLHIGTIVSDAMLKVKFISGGYVGVIEESFISRLQAGDAFSLGGRNLEFIMIKDMTVLVRKTSAKKVIVPSWGGGRMPLSANLGKMLRHKFQEAIAGNSEDIEIQVLKPLFDLQQQLSHIPGENELLMEKIQTRDGYHLFVYPFEGRLVHEVMATLLAWRISQQHPITFSIAMNDYGFELLSDQPIPIDDANAAGFFTLDNLNIDLQSSVNATEMARRKFRDISVIAGLVFTGYPGKSKTNRHLQAGASLIFNVFRDFDPYNLLLRQAYNEAFFYQMEEARLREMLERINASKIVITEPVRLTPFCFPIKVDSLRESLTSEKLEDRIKKMQLQLEAD
- a CDS encoding DNA polymerase III subunit alpha; this encodes MRYGTIRDKELVSLAKEWGVTSLALTNINSTTGAWDFVRACRAADIKPVIGMECRNGGTFCYLLLAREMEGWLSINDFLSAHLHSGAPFPAKPGYMPGVYVVYPWGAQHPASLAEHELIGVRPRELSRLFRMDVQALRDKLVMLQPVTFATTEQYELHRLLRAVDCNLLITQLPQQEVAASDELFVPPHRMLEWYAAYPSIVQNTLRIMDSCDVQFDLKASRNKQTFTGSRQSDKELLREKAMEGLGWRYGADHEEARQRVEKELHIIDKMDFNAYFLITWDIICYARNRGFFFVGRGSGANSVVAYCLGITNVDPVALGLYFERFLNPHRASPPDFDIDFSWRDRDDIFRYIFKKYGEKHAALLGTVNTFQTNAVVRELGKVFGLPKYEIDRVLEKPYEVSLGTDNVHRRILHYGQMLEAYPNHLSIHAGGVLISEAPIHQHCATHMPPKGFSTAQLDMHMAESIHLHKFDILSQRGLGHIRDTISLVKQNRGVDVDIDDVKGFMEDEHVKQNLRQVNTIGCFYIESPGMRQLLQKLRCENYITLVAASSIIRPGVAQAGMMRQYVHNFHHPDKTEYLHPVMKELLAETYGVMVYQEDVIRVAHRFADLELADADTLRRAMSGKYRGEESFRKIQQQFFENCDRLGRERSVSEEVWRQISSFANFSFSKAHSASFAVESYQSLFLKTYFPAEFMVAVINNFGGFYNRELYFRELSKAGVTLHPPCVNDGDYYTNIKGSDVYTGFIQVDRLEQAWMERVLRCRQADGLFSGLEDFIARTAPAPEQLEILIRVGAFKFTGESKKSLLWQSSLLLRKQVAEDARLSLFREEPRDWKLPHLSKHTHEDAFDEIELLGFPLASPFEVLDHQQDVYDTAGMIDRKVGQQVKVLGYLVTLKYIRTSKGDPMCFGTFLDREMNFVDTVHFPQSLGRYPFQKGGFYVLEGLVTEEFGVITINVQAMKKIGYFEDRVFEGPSAQRHVAERLL